One window from the genome of Salvia miltiorrhiza cultivar Shanhuang (shh) chromosome 7, IMPLAD_Smil_shh, whole genome shotgun sequence encodes:
- the LOC130995440 gene encoding E3 ubiquitin-protein ligase RING1-like, which translates to MTTEPPTLRSIPSFGVSSLRRSYSCYNCNYSFHITPTTNTSLAPPSSFRCPRCHHRHLIPHHTISLSPPSSALPTRDNDYSPAITSFEYQTSDDSDSDDDDDSDNSLLSFTFPNSHQFTPALTSFVDSLPLVKFPPNSTLSAQSCPICIEDFEVNSDTSGAVNELPCKHYFHKDCIVQWLQRSSTCPLCRHKLPSNRSPEKGINRGTTESEAGYDAILVVDFASVREPALSSTSGSGDGSLDSNVAVSGSDRRVLSAYGGELSGWELDAMHDEDGDTLMMDA; encoded by the coding sequence ATGACAACGGAGCCACCCACTCTCCGTTCAATCCCGTCTTTCGGCGTTTCGTCGCTCCGCCGCTCATACAGCTGCTACAACTGCAACTACTCCTTCCATATAACTCCCACAACTAACACATCCCTCGCTCCCCCGTCTTCTTTCCGCTGCCCTCGAtgccaccaccgccacctcatCCCCCACCACACCATTTCTTTATCGCCTCCTTCGTCCGCGCTTCCCACGCGGGATAACGATTATTCTCCTGCTATCACCAGCTTTGAATATCAGACCTCCGATGACTCCGATTCCGACGACGATGATGATTCCGATAATTCCCTTCTATCATTCACGTTCCCCAATTCGCATCAGTTCACGCCTGCTTTGACTTCGTTCGTGGACTCTCTTCCGCTTGTGAAATTTCCCCCAAACTCAACTCTGTCGGCGCAGTCGTGCCCAATTTGCATAGAGGATTTTGAGGTTAATTCTGATACTTCTGGAGCAGTCAACGAGTTGCCTTGCAAGCATTATTTTCACAAGGATTGTATTGTTCAATGGCTTCAAAGGAGTAGTACTTGCCCCTTGTGCCGCCACAAATTGCCCTCCAATCGCAGTCCGGAGAAGGGCATTAATCGCGGCACTACTGAATCGGAGGCAGGGTACGATGCAATTTTGGTGGTTGATTTTGCTTCGGTGAGGGAGCCGGCGCTGAGTAGTACTAGTGGTAGTGGTGATGGGAGCCTAGATTCCAATGTGGCAGTTTCTGGCTCTGATAGACGGGTTTTGAGTGCGTATGGCGGGGAATTAAGTGGGTGGGAACTTGATGCAATGCACGATGAGGATGGAGATACCTTGATGATGGACGCCTGA